The following proteins come from a genomic window of Zonotrichia albicollis isolate bZonAlb1 chromosome 12, bZonAlb1.hap1, whole genome shotgun sequence:
- the LOC141730693 gene encoding uncharacterized protein LOC141730693 produces MEFCRRLLVDLDGIGKGVAALIITARCLVPELQVSSPVLLCDECHLKKRKEDSAVLYSSPKPCGIVQPQSTAEIPVVVAVQALATHRTDVLIGVFGDERNPLRAQLRSSGRLAEISPSPRLAELGRIPAPQPVDELHLPKFKPQPPKERRISLDCLATRWRHFRTGKEEAARALKEVQDFSQSSGAEAFSILPLPGVLQPGESQQVSSTLSGHLNTTCNILELCHMEGGSTSDVLMPRVASRVSSSQSPQEINCGSQAPLRDRRELKEPAQKVKEEAKAIEEEERRKEEERQKKGKKSVSVGKQPPIPAKGKTKTRENKETKIPKKGNQNPREEGNQNPREGGNQNPREEGKQSIRREENDSIREEGHQSIREEGNQNPREE; encoded by the exons ATGGAGTTCTGCCGGAGATTGCTGGTGGACCTGGATGGTATTGGCAAGGGAGTGGCAGCCCTGATCATCACAGCCAG ATGTCTCGTTCCTGAGCTCCAAGTGtcctccccagtgctgctgtgtgatgagTGCCACCTGAAG aaacGCAAGGAGGACTCTGCTGTGCTCTACTccagccccaagccctgtgggattgtgcagccccagagcacagcagagatcccagttgtggtggcagtgcaggccctgGCCACTCATCGCACCGACGTTCTCATCGGCGTGTTTGGGGATGAGAGAAACCCCCTG AGGGCACAATTACGGAGCTCAGGACGGCTGGCGGAAATCTCCCCAAGCCcaaggctggcagagcttggcAGGATCCCCGCACCACAGCCTGT agatGAGCTCCACCTACCTAAATTCAAACCCCAGCCACCGAAGGAGAGGAGAATCAGTCTGGATTGCCTGGCAACTCGATGGAGGCACTTCAGGACTGGAAAGGAGGAGGCAGCCAGAGCCTTGAAAGAAGTGCAGGATTTTAGCCAATCTTCAGGAGCAGAG GCTTTCAGTATCCTGCCACTGccaggtgtgctgcagccaggagagagcCAGCAGGTCTCCTCCACCCTCTCTGGCCACCTCAACACCACCTGCAAtatcctggagctgtgccacatGGAGGGAGGCTCCACCTCCGACGtgctgatgcccagggtggCCTCACGTGTCAGCTcctcccagagcccccaggagaTCAACTGTGGCTCTCAGGCCCctctcagggacag aagggagctgaaggagccaGCTCAAAAGGTCAAGGAGGAGGCAAAAGCCATagaggaagaagagaggaggaaggaggaagagaggcagaagaagggaaagaagagtGTCTCTGTTGGGAAGCAACCTCCAATACCAGCAAAGGGGAAAACCAAGACCCGGGAGAATaaggaaaccaaaatcccaaaaaaaggaaaccaaaatcccagagaggaaggaaatcaaaatcccagagaaggaggaaatcaaaatcccagagaagaaggaaagcaaagcatcagaagggaagaaaatgacaGCATCAGAGAAGAAGGACATCAAAGcatcagagaggaaggaaaccaaaatcccagagaagaatGA